A single region of the Rhodanobacter sp. LX-99 genome encodes:
- a CDS encoding restriction endonuclease, with translation MNQEMPEWKLYERLVARMLVEQLETDLCVTPNAYIVGRITGVRRQIDVLIETRHDTDNSRRIIVDAKKRSRKIDVKDVESFRGLMEDVGATHGYLVSPAGYTKAAGKRAQAAVSIRIVPLDRLEDFDPSTWPRCQREGCKHGRVFWDGYPELTVVLRPLDDSEPVHQSSVHYVGKCDRCGRFHVRCLVCNDILAPPEDDEDDCGHQCSCRPPWFWLASIEEDEDGHDSAELHACLMTGRVITVDRRSL, from the coding sequence ATGAACCAGGAGATGCCCGAATGGAAGCTATACGAGCGGCTGGTGGCGCGCATGCTTGTCGAGCAGTTAGAAACCGACCTCTGCGTTACGCCAAACGCGTATATCGTCGGCAGGATAACCGGTGTACGCAGACAGATCGATGTACTCATCGAGACACGGCATGACACCGACAACAGTCGCCGCATCATCGTGGATGCAAAGAAGAGATCGCGGAAGATAGATGTCAAGGATGTAGAGAGTTTCAGGGGGCTCATGGAGGATGTCGGTGCGACCCACGGTTACCTTGTAAGTCCGGCCGGCTACACCAAGGCCGCGGGAAAGAGAGCCCAAGCCGCCGTCTCCATTCGCATTGTGCCGCTGGATCGCCTGGAGGACTTCGACCCCTCTACATGGCCACGTTGCCAGAGGGAGGGCTGCAAGCACGGTCGCGTTTTCTGGGACGGCTATCCCGAACTCACCGTGGTCCTCCGGCCGCTTGATGATTCAGAGCCGGTGCACCAATCGTCGGTGCACTACGTCGGGAAATGTGATCGCTGCGGGCGGTTTCATGTGCGGTGCCTCGTTTGCAATGACATCCTGGCTCCTCCCGAGGACGATGAAGACGATTGCGGCCACCAATGCAGTTGCAGACCTCCTTGGTTCTGGCTCGCTTCCATCGAAGAGGACGAGGATGGCCATGACTCGGCCGAGCTGCATGCCTGCCTGATGACTGGCCGAGTCATAACCGTCGACCGGCGGTCGCTTTGA
- a CDS encoding TonB-dependent receptor: MKPSTLRNAISIVLLAVAAGSTGLALAQETTIDTTRPGRTATTASQVETAFDLPAGKLAAALNAFGMQSGLQMDYLPELVAGRQARAVLGYMTWREALTQLLEESGLEYEVLDSRTVAIRHAVGQASAAGSTVTTSSATHPAPAATNLESVQVTGTRIRGGSTPSPVITIGSEQIQQEGFADLGEVIRSVPQNFSGGQNPGVAKGAGGGGPSNQNITGGSGMNLRGLGPDATLTLLNGRRMSYGGFSQAVDISAIPVEAVERLEVVPDGASAIYGSDAVGGVANVILKPDFDGVTVGARYGGATEGGLITREYTATAGTTWATGGLIAAGNKTSNDPIYSDQRDYTQSMYRPSTLWQGNDLRSGLFSLHQSLGDAAELHLDALRNERDITTSSAYPSVYYPYNVETKTTLLAPSLEIWLPGDWTLTLSGAVGKERSSISQPTVSRTDGAVTAGGVAYGNKSRTYEIGAEGLLFTLPGGEARLATGAGYRYNDFLYSITSRGTVGASGDQSSRFAYAELSVPLIGPEQGIGGVELLALTGAVRTEDGDYGRVTSPKFGLIYAPSADFSLKASWGKSFKEPTLDQLSLAQVAIYYPAATFGPGYPTGAAVLWLSGGNADLRPERARTWSASLAFHPEALTGLEAELTWFDIDYTDRVLQPLTDFNVLGNPVYADFVDYDPTEAAQATALANVNISNFFNFVGAPYDASKVVAILDGRYVNAARQRIKGIDLSGSYQFDLSSGRLMVRGSTSWLASTQSLTVAQSPYDLAGTLAHPAKIKSRIGAMWQQGGFTASLFGNYTSGVTNTADGRKGASFTTFDATLRYDTGAREDAWSNLALELSAQNLLNRAPPLYAATSVNYANGYAPYDSTNYSAVGRLLSLSLSKHW, translated from the coding sequence ATGAAGCCAAGCACGCTACGCAACGCCATTTCCATCGTTTTGCTCGCCGTCGCCGCCGGCTCGACCGGCCTGGCGCTGGCCCAGGAGACCACGATAGACACAACTAGGCCGGGCCGAACCGCGACGACCGCTTCGCAGGTAGAAACCGCCTTCGATCTGCCTGCGGGCAAGCTTGCCGCGGCTCTCAATGCGTTCGGTATGCAAAGCGGCCTGCAGATGGACTATCTACCCGAACTGGTTGCGGGCCGGCAGGCGAGGGCGGTTCTCGGCTACATGACCTGGCGCGAAGCGCTGACCCAGCTGCTTGAGGAGTCGGGCCTGGAATACGAAGTGCTCGACAGCCGGACTGTGGCCATCCGGCACGCGGTGGGGCAGGCGAGCGCGGCAGGCTCCACGGTCACTACATCAAGCGCAACACATCCGGCACCCGCCGCCACGAACTTGGAAAGCGTACAGGTCACGGGAACGCGCATTCGCGGCGGCAGTACGCCATCGCCTGTCATCACGATCGGCAGCGAGCAGATCCAGCAGGAAGGTTTCGCGGATCTCGGCGAGGTCATTCGCAGCGTGCCGCAGAACTTTTCCGGGGGACAGAATCCTGGAGTCGCGAAAGGCGCAGGGGGAGGTGGGCCAAGCAATCAAAACATCACCGGCGGCTCGGGCATGAATCTACGCGGGCTGGGGCCGGATGCGACCTTGACCTTGCTCAATGGTCGTCGCATGTCCTACGGTGGGTTTTCCCAGGCGGTGGACATCAGCGCCATTCCTGTGGAGGCGGTGGAGCGCCTGGAGGTCGTGCCGGATGGCGCTTCGGCCATCTACGGCTCGGATGCGGTGGGCGGCGTGGCCAATGTGATCCTCAAGCCCGACTTCGATGGGGTGACCGTGGGCGCGCGCTATGGCGGAGCCACCGAGGGTGGGCTGATCACGCGTGAGTACACGGCGACTGCCGGCACCACCTGGGCTACGGGCGGCTTGATCGCGGCGGGGAACAAAACCTCCAACGATCCGATCTACTCCGACCAGCGTGACTACACCCAATCGATGTACCGGCCTTCGACGCTGTGGCAGGGCAACGATCTGCGCAGCGGCTTGTTCAGCTTGCATCAGTCGTTGGGGGACGCTGCGGAACTGCATCTGGATGCGCTCAGGAACGAGCGGGACATCACGACATCGTCGGCATACCCCAGCGTTTACTACCCCTACAACGTCGAGACGAAGACCACCCTGCTGGCGCCCAGTCTCGAAATATGGCTGCCGGGCGACTGGACGCTCACGCTCAGCGGGGCCGTGGGAAAGGAGAGGAGTTCTATTTCTCAACCGACGGTAAGCAGAACAGACGGGGCGGTGACTGCTGGCGGCGTCGCGTACGGGAACAAAAGCCGGACCTACGAGATCGGCGCGGAAGGGCTGTTGTTCACACTGCCCGGCGGTGAAGCGAGGCTGGCCACGGGTGCAGGCTACCGGTACAACGACTTTCTGTACTCGATCACCAGCCGCGGCACGGTCGGCGCCAGTGGCGATCAGAGCAGCCGCTTTGCCTATGCCGAGTTGAGCGTGCCGTTAATCGGGCCGGAGCAGGGCATCGGCGGAGTTGAGCTACTTGCGCTGACAGGCGCGGTCCGCACCGAAGATGGCGATTACGGAAGGGTGACCTCGCCCAAGTTTGGTCTGATCTATGCGCCCAGTGCCGATTTCTCGTTGAAAGCCTCATGGGGCAAGTCGTTCAAGGAGCCCACACTTGATCAGCTCTCTCTCGCCCAAGTCGCCATCTACTACCCGGCGGCGACATTTGGCCCCGGTTACCCCACGGGTGCCGCGGTGTTGTGGCTGTCGGGCGGCAACGCGGACCTGCGTCCCGAGCGGGCCCGGACATGGAGTGCCTCGCTGGCATTTCATCCGGAGGCCCTAACCGGCCTTGAGGCGGAGCTGACCTGGTTCGATATCGACTACACCGACCGTGTTCTGCAACCGCTCACTGATTTCAACGTGCTAGGCAATCCGGTCTACGCGGATTTTGTCGATTACGATCCAACCGAGGCAGCGCAGGCGACGGCGCTTGCAAACGTAAACATCAGCAACTTCTTCAACTTTGTTGGTGCACCTTATGACGCCAGCAAGGTCGTGGCGATCCTCGATGGCCGGTATGTCAATGCAGCCCGGCAACGGATCAAGGGGATCGACCTGTCAGGGTCGTACCAATTCGACCTGAGCTCAGGGCGGTTGATGGTCCGGGGCTCGACCAGTTGGTTGGCCAGTACACAATCTCTGACGGTGGCGCAGAGCCCTTACGACTTGGCTGGCACATTGGCCCATCCGGCCAAAATCAAAAGCCGAATCGGGGCGATGTGGCAGCAGGGCGGATTCACCGCTTCGCTGTTTGGAAACTACACGAGCGGGGTGACCAATACTGCGGATGGTAGGAAGGGCGCCTCGTTTACCACTTTCGACGCCACGCTGCGCTACGACACCGGCGCGCGCGAGGATGCATGGTCGAATTTGGCGTTGGAGTTGTCGGCCCAGAACCTGCTCAATCGCGCGCCGCCGTTGTACGCCGCCACCTCGGTGAACTACGCCAACGGCTACGCGCCCTACGATTCGACCAACTACTCGGCGGTGGGGCGCCTCCTGAGCCTGTCGTTGTCCAAGCATTGGTGA
- a CDS encoding DUF3606 domain-containing protein encodes MDEHIDMDSPLSRAYWCGNFCCSDAELANAVRIMDSTAVGLVGLYLATRSSEPRDVNQHDLAVDA; translated from the coding sequence ATGGACGAGCATATCGACATGGATAGCCCACTCTCGCGGGCCTACTGGTGCGGCAACTTCTGCTGCAGCGATGCAGAGCTGGCCAACGCAGTACGCATCATGGACAGCACAGCAGTGGGCCTTGTCGGGCTCTACTTGGCCACGCGCAGCTCAGAACCCCGTGACGTCAATCAGCATGATCTTGCCGTGGATGCTTGA
- a CDS encoding helix-turn-helix transcriptional regulator yields MPSQSKPKRKPAPLSSPLGHIAVNVRNRRKAMDLTQAELSELVPCHPTYVSQIERRVTNISVERLEGFAKALGVDALSLMQPPK; encoded by the coding sequence ATGCCCTCCCAGTCCAAGCCCAAGCGCAAGCCTGCACCGCTGTCGAGCCCTCTCGGCCACATCGCTGTGAACGTTCGCAACCGCCGCAAAGCCATGGACCTGACCCAAGCGGAACTCAGTGAGTTGGTGCCGTGCCACCCCACGTACGTGTCGCAGATCGAGCGCCGCGTCACCAACATCTCTGTCGAGCGCTTGGAGGGGTTCGCGAAAGCCCTTGGAGTGGATGCCCTGTCCCTGATGCAGCCCCCGAAGTAG
- a CDS encoding macro domain-containing protein has translation MFKALIGDLFTSQAQVLVNTVNCVGVMGKGIAQEFRKRYPAMFKDYASRCKDGRVRIGEPYPYRDATGAWILNFPTKRHWRSPSRIADIEAGLDYLAAHLDKWDIRSIALPPLGCGNGGLGWEEVGPLIYRKLAYLPVDVEVYAPYGTPRSQLEPDFLASPSQMTLDGKGRRHERANPSWTVLMEVLLRLQRQPYANPVGRTIFQKICYVVTEMGVPTGFQFGKGSYGPFSDDVNPALADLANRNWLHEQPLGRMISLRATPQYEKERAKLEVAYRPYERKIAKTVDLFSRIKSTEQAEEVMTVLYASRQLKAAHPNQKVSEQQLYSYILEWKKAWDSDEKRLAVAHAIRSLVLLGWMGLDLSDDLPEAA, from the coding sequence ATGTTCAAGGCACTCATCGGCGACCTCTTTACCAGCCAAGCGCAAGTCTTGGTGAATACGGTCAACTGCGTGGGCGTCATGGGAAAAGGTATCGCGCAGGAATTCAGGAAGCGCTACCCGGCGATGTTCAAGGACTATGCATCCCGCTGCAAAGATGGCCGGGTGCGCATCGGCGAGCCGTACCCGTACCGCGACGCGACGGGTGCCTGGATCCTCAACTTCCCAACCAAGCGCCATTGGCGCTCGCCCTCGCGCATCGCCGACATAGAAGCAGGCCTGGATTACCTCGCTGCACACCTCGACAAATGGGATATCCGCAGCATCGCCCTGCCGCCGCTCGGATGCGGCAATGGCGGCCTGGGCTGGGAAGAGGTCGGCCCACTGATCTATCGCAAACTCGCCTACCTGCCTGTCGACGTGGAAGTCTACGCGCCCTACGGCACGCCGCGTTCGCAGCTGGAACCCGATTTCCTGGCGAGTCCGTCGCAAATGACGTTGGATGGCAAAGGTCGGAGACACGAGAGGGCGAATCCATCGTGGACCGTGCTGATGGAGGTCTTGCTACGTTTGCAACGGCAGCCGTACGCCAATCCGGTGGGGCGGACGATCTTCCAGAAGATTTGCTACGTCGTCACCGAGATGGGCGTACCTACCGGATTCCAATTCGGCAAGGGCAGCTATGGCCCCTTTTCCGATGATGTGAATCCCGCCTTGGCCGATCTTGCCAACCGCAACTGGCTGCACGAACAGCCGCTCGGCCGGATGATCTCGCTGCGGGCAACGCCCCAGTACGAGAAAGAGCGTGCAAAGCTTGAGGTCGCCTATCGTCCCTACGAACGAAAAATCGCCAAGACAGTAGACCTTTTCAGCCGCATCAAGAGCACCGAACAGGCTGAAGAGGTGATGACCGTTCTGTATGCCAGCCGGCAACTCAAGGCAGCGCACCCGAACCAGAAGGTCAGCGAGCAGCAACTCTACAGTTATATCCTTGAATGGAAGAAGGCTTGGGACTCGGATGAGAAGCGACTCGCTGTCGCCCATGCGATTCGCAGCCTGGTACTGCTTGGCTGGATGGGCTTGGATCTGAGCGATGACTTGCCGGAAGCCGCGTGA
- a CDS encoding very short patch repair endonuclease encodes MDTVSPAIRSRMMSRIRGSDTAPELAVRSCAHRLGLRFRLHIRNLPGRPDLVFPKHRKIIFVHGCFWHRHGCKWTTTPKTRQEFWRQKFLANQSRDRRNIAALEIDGWTVHVIWECETRDMAALEIRLAKLFGLDTLPASVSRQTRPTRRPSGAPRSSR; translated from the coding sequence ATGGACACAGTTTCACCAGCCATCCGTAGCCGGATGATGAGCAGAATCCGGGGTAGCGACACCGCCCCCGAGCTGGCTGTGCGCTCCTGTGCACATAGACTCGGATTACGCTTCAGGCTGCATATACGCAACCTTCCCGGCCGGCCTGATCTCGTGTTCCCAAAGCACAGGAAGATAATCTTTGTTCATGGCTGCTTCTGGCACAGACACGGCTGCAAGTGGACCACCACGCCGAAGACGCGCCAGGAATTTTGGCGGCAGAAGTTCCTGGCCAACCAGTCGAGGGACCGACGGAACATTGCTGCGCTTGAAATCGATGGCTGGACCGTGCACGTGATCTGGGAATGCGAGACCCGAGATATGGCCGCATTGGAGATCAGGCTGGCAAAGCTATTCGGTCTTGACACTCTGCCTGCCTCTGTATCGCGTCAGACTCGGCCAACTCGACGGCCTTCAGGTGCTCCACGATCGTCTCGATGA
- a CDS encoding helix-turn-helix transcriptional regulator encodes MSSKSARPSLPSARERVATNIRHLRKAKGLSQEQLAEVAEFHRTYVSQLERCVTNISIDGLERLALVLGVDITDLLQVPDSGKR; translated from the coding sequence ATGTCGTCCAAGTCCGCCCGTCCATCACTACCAAGCGCCCGCGAACGCGTGGCGACAAATATCCGTCACCTACGCAAGGCTAAGGGGCTGAGCCAAGAACAGTTGGCCGAGGTTGCCGAGTTTCATCGTACATACGTGTCTCAGCTTGAGCGTTGCGTTACTAACATCTCGATAGATGGCCTAGAGCGGCTAGCTCTAGTATTGGGAGTGGATATCACCGATTTGCTGCAGGTGCCTGACTCGGGAAAACGGTGA
- a CDS encoding sensor histidine kinase encodes MPKLRPRARIVRTIGDQLISGPEAALIELVKNAFDADSPSVRITISPPADGIWTGDNGTITVSDAGHGMSGNDLLEKWFEPATSDKVERRLSPKNRTMLGAKGVGRFATARLGKRLHLRTARKIPGHRLEISEIDVNWDRFEQATYLDQIDIPISTKPGGRGEAQGVRLEIHALRDKWTKKQLEQLIRELRRLASPIRTREDEFRIYLDLSGFHEEIHGFDGQSLVSGLLAGIEEEGGQPDPTEIRPFGIDRVFHYMVKGTFDSKGRFKGTLVNQRGDAKAQPIDIPASELQPEEASCGKVNLRLNIYDREGNAIVELFEKLGLGGIGRLDAKRVLDENIGIGIYRNGFRIRPYGDAETDWLELERMRVQNPSRKLGLNQVWGLVEIQGEKESGLVERSSREGLEHNGAFERLKRLVTELLAQVESIRQDFRQTAGLSRKSTVDTGEMRNRANLRATTRAVADLPLRYRNRIERAIKQDSVALKTSIAELETYQQVLASRSTLGLVVSQVLHDGRRYLSDISTRSKRLADGAPRLEEQSAFGSHFRASFGKEAKSVHSSAGHLSKLFKSLDPISGKKRGRPKIFSVEEIIDRCINLYGDALGQLSIESDIQSAGNTALVTGYESDLMAAVLNIIDNAVHWLGSSPVRPRRIRFAISQSKQYVRLAISNNGPVVAERFHANLFNPGFSLKTEGSGIGLAIAREAMRASKGDVAFDSEAEETTFVIEMRRAPAK; translated from the coding sequence ATGCCCAAACTTCGGCCACGAGCCAGGATTGTCAGAACCATCGGTGACCAGCTGATCAGCGGTCCCGAGGCCGCGTTGATCGAGCTGGTCAAGAACGCCTTCGATGCCGATTCCCCGTCGGTCCGTATCACGATTTCGCCACCGGCTGACGGTATCTGGACAGGCGACAACGGGACCATCACCGTCTCCGACGCAGGCCACGGCATGTCCGGCAACGACCTGCTGGAAAAGTGGTTCGAGCCAGCCACCAGCGACAAGGTCGAGCGACGGCTAAGCCCCAAAAACCGCACGATGCTCGGCGCCAAGGGAGTCGGGCGTTTTGCCACAGCGCGACTCGGCAAGCGGTTGCACCTGCGAACCGCCAGGAAGATCCCCGGCCATCGGCTGGAGATCAGCGAGATCGACGTGAACTGGGATCGCTTCGAGCAAGCGACGTATCTCGATCAGATCGACATCCCCATATCAACCAAGCCCGGTGGACGTGGGGAGGCCCAGGGAGTGCGCCTGGAAATCCACGCCCTGCGCGACAAGTGGACGAAAAAACAGCTTGAGCAGCTGATACGCGAGCTGCGGAGGCTTGCCTCCCCGATCAGGACAAGGGAAGACGAATTCCGGATATACCTGGATCTGTCCGGTTTTCACGAGGAGATCCACGGATTCGACGGTCAGTCCCTCGTATCCGGCCTGCTGGCGGGCATCGAGGAGGAAGGCGGGCAACCGGACCCCACCGAGATCCGACCATTCGGGATCGACCGCGTCTTCCATTACATGGTCAAGGGGACCTTCGATTCGAAGGGCCGCTTCAAGGGTACCCTCGTCAACCAGCGAGGAGATGCCAAGGCGCAGCCGATCGACATACCTGCCTCCGAGCTCCAGCCGGAGGAGGCTTCCTGCGGCAAGGTAAATCTGCGTCTGAACATCTATGACCGCGAAGGGAACGCCATCGTCGAACTCTTCGAGAAACTTGGCCTGGGGGGCATCGGCCGACTCGATGCTAAGCGCGTGCTCGACGAGAACATAGGCATCGGCATATACAGGAACGGATTTCGCATCAGACCTTACGGCGATGCCGAAACCGACTGGCTCGAACTGGAACGGATGAGGGTGCAGAACCCTTCCCGCAAACTCGGACTGAACCAAGTCTGGGGGCTGGTGGAAATCCAGGGGGAGAAGGAATCCGGGTTGGTCGAGCGCAGCAGCCGCGAAGGGCTCGAACACAATGGGGCCTTCGAGCGCCTGAAGCGTCTTGTAACCGAACTGCTGGCCCAAGTCGAATCCATCCGCCAGGACTTTCGCCAGACGGCCGGACTGAGCCGCAAAAGCACCGTCGATACCGGCGAAATGCGGAACCGGGCGAACCTGAGGGCAACCACCCGCGCGGTCGCCGACCTTCCCCTTCGTTACCGCAACCGGATCGAGCGGGCCATCAAGCAGGACAGCGTCGCACTGAAGACGTCCATTGCGGAGCTCGAAACCTACCAGCAAGTGCTGGCTTCACGCTCCACACTGGGCCTTGTCGTCTCCCAGGTACTTCATGACGGACGGCGGTACCTCTCGGATATCTCGACCCGCTCCAAACGCCTGGCCGATGGTGCGCCGCGGCTGGAGGAACAATCCGCATTCGGCTCACATTTCAGAGCCAGCTTCGGCAAGGAGGCGAAGTCGGTCCACAGTTCGGCGGGACACCTCAGCAAGCTCTTCAAATCGCTCGATCCCATATCGGGGAAAAAGCGGGGACGTCCCAAGATCTTCAGCGTGGAAGAGATCATCGATCGTTGCATCAACCTCTACGGCGATGCTCTCGGCCAGCTGTCGATCGAATCGGACATTCAGAGCGCCGGCAATACCGCACTCGTCACCGGATACGAATCCGATCTGATGGCTGCGGTGCTCAACATCATCGACAACGCCGTGCACTGGCTCGGAAGCAGTCCTGTGCGTCCACGCAGAATCAGGTTCGCTATCAGCCAGTCCAAGCAGTATGTCCGCCTTGCCATATCCAACAACGGCCCGGTAGTTGCGGAAAGATTCCACGCAAACCTGTTCAATCCGGGATTTTCCCTGAAGACGGAAGGCTCCGGCATCGGCTTGGCCATAGCCCGGGAGGCTATGCGGGCAAGCAAGGGAGACGTCGCCTTTGACTCCGAAGCGGAAGAGACGACATTTGTGATCGAGATGCGGAGAGCCCCAGCCAAATGA
- a CDS encoding NrdJb, whose amino-acid sequence MAIKIDKKITGYNVVKPEDKVAATPVAAAAPKEAPTAEVIQMHESVERPETLVGSTFKIKSPLFEHALYVTINDIVLNAGTKHELRRPFEIFINSKNMDHFQWIVALTRILSAVFRKGGDVTFIVEELKAVFDPRGGYFKAGGVYMPSIVAEIGGVIEQHMKNIGLIHDPEMDEATRKLIAEKRAAYEQAGAKKNSDVSKAASAATASSDTESNGFPPGATLCQKCNTQALVLMDGCQTCLNCGYSKCG is encoded by the coding sequence ATGGCGATCAAGATCGACAAGAAGATCACCGGCTACAACGTGGTCAAACCCGAAGACAAGGTTGCCGCCACCCCGGTCGCCGCCGCCGCGCCGAAAGAGGCGCCGACGGCCGAAGTGATCCAGATGCACGAAAGCGTCGAGCGGCCCGAGACCCTGGTCGGCTCCACCTTCAAGATCAAGTCGCCGCTGTTCGAGCACGCGTTGTACGTCACCATCAACGACATCGTGCTCAACGCCGGCACCAAGCATGAGCTGCGCCGCCCGTTCGAGATCTTCATCAACTCGAAGAACATGGACCACTTCCAGTGGATCGTGGCGCTCACCCGCATCCTCTCCGCCGTGTTCCGCAAGGGCGGCGACGTCACCTTCATCGTGGAAGAGCTGAAAGCCGTGTTCGACCCCCGCGGCGGCTACTTCAAGGCCGGCGGCGTCTACATGCCCAGCATCGTCGCCGAGATCGGCGGCGTGATCGAACAGCACATGAAGAACATCGGGCTGATCCACGATCCGGAGATGGACGAGGCGACGCGTAAGCTGATTGCCGAGAAGCGTGCGGCGTATGAGCAGGCCGGCGCAAAAAAAAACTCTGACGTGAGCAAGGCGGCTTCGGCCGCGACAGCCTCCAGCGATACCGAATCCAACGGCTTCCCACCCGGCGCCACGCTGTGCCAGAAGTGCAATACGCAGGCGCTGGTGCTGATGGACGGGTGTCAGACTTGCTTGAATTGTGGGTATTCGAAGTGCGGGTGA
- a CDS encoding DNA cytosine methyltransferase, with protein MKTFADLFCGGGLGARGAVNAGLQPLVAVDLWDIACQTYSHNFPSATVLNRRIEEIDPLQYARPGGVDLLLASPECTNHSVAKGAAIRDEGSRETALHTIKWIAALRPRWFVMENVKEMRAWPRYRELHNTLSALGYQVREEVINAAQFGAPQARVRLFLIGGLNMLPPAITPLPCTPVRTVRDILDPDGTWPEQPLFVAGRAANTVVRARNAIRTLGRDAEFLLVYYGSGGERSWQTLDQPLRTVTTIDRFALVRKRRGRYMIRMLQPSELARAMSLPDAHAFPVGTRREKVKLCGNGICATVIETIVEHLKAVELAESDAIQRQAECQDRIALPA; from the coding sequence GTGAAAACATTTGCGGATCTGTTCTGTGGCGGAGGGCTTGGCGCCCGGGGGGCGGTCAATGCGGGACTGCAGCCACTGGTTGCCGTGGATCTGTGGGATATCGCCTGTCAGACCTACAGCCACAATTTCCCGTCTGCGACAGTGCTGAACCGCCGCATCGAGGAGATCGACCCATTGCAGTACGCGAGGCCGGGGGGGGTGGACCTCCTGCTTGCGTCGCCCGAGTGCACGAACCACTCAGTTGCGAAGGGGGCCGCTATAAGGGATGAGGGCAGCCGCGAGACCGCACTGCATACGATCAAATGGATCGCAGCGCTCAGGCCGCGCTGGTTCGTGATGGAGAATGTCAAGGAAATGAGGGCCTGGCCACGTTACCGGGAGCTTCACAACACATTGTCGGCGCTCGGCTATCAGGTGCGCGAGGAAGTGATCAATGCTGCCCAGTTTGGTGCCCCGCAGGCGCGAGTCAGGCTGTTCCTGATCGGTGGATTGAACATGCTCCCCCCAGCGATTACTCCATTGCCCTGTACGCCTGTCAGGACAGTCAGGGACATTCTCGACCCCGACGGGACGTGGCCCGAGCAACCCCTGTTCGTTGCGGGACGTGCGGCGAACACCGTGGTAAGAGCAAGGAATGCTATCAGGACACTGGGTCGTGACGCGGAATTCCTGCTCGTCTATTACGGATCCGGCGGGGAACGGAGCTGGCAGACTCTGGATCAGCCGTTGCGGACGGTTACCACGATCGACCGGTTCGCGCTCGTCCGGAAGCGGCGTGGGCGGTACATGATCCGGATGCTGCAACCCTCGGAACTGGCAAGAGCCATGTCGCTGCCTGATGCCCACGCCTTTCCGGTAGGAACGCGGCGTGAGAAGGTCAAACTGTGCGGCAACGGAATCTGCGCAACAGTCATCGAGACGATCGTGGAGCACCTGAAGGCCGTCGAGTTGGCCGAGTCTGACGCGATACAGAGGCAGGCAGAGTGTCAAGACCGAATAGCTTTGCCAGCCTGA